One window from the genome of Amycolatopsis sp. NBC_01480 encodes:
- a CDS encoding 4'-phosphopantetheinyl transferase family protein, whose protein sequence is MTEIVVRWSRPLPEEDRFLRLLDDVERGRHEAYRLELDQRRFLTGRVLAKTLAAERLGVPVETVVFDATCEDCGKPHGRPRVPGADLVLSISHSGELIGVAATAGVPVGLDVETSSRRADASLIEYALSPAEQAAVAGLPETERSAAFFVYWTRKEAVMKATGKGLKIPLQSITFSPYNEPAELVASSDPALDPARTRLADLKAADGHRAAVAALTSDDLAVTEENWLP, encoded by the coding sequence GTGACGGAGATCGTGGTCCGCTGGTCGCGGCCGCTGCCCGAAGAAGACCGCTTCCTGCGGCTGCTCGACGACGTCGAACGCGGCCGGCACGAGGCGTACCGGCTGGAGCTGGACCAGCGCCGGTTCCTGACCGGCCGGGTGCTGGCGAAGACGCTCGCGGCCGAGCGGCTGGGGGTGCCGGTGGAGACCGTGGTCTTCGACGCCACCTGTGAGGACTGCGGCAAGCCCCACGGCCGCCCCCGGGTGCCGGGCGCGGACCTGGTGCTGTCGATCTCGCACTCGGGCGAGCTGATCGGCGTCGCCGCGACGGCCGGGGTGCCGGTGGGCCTCGACGTCGAGACCTCCAGCCGCCGCGCGGACGCGTCGCTGATCGAGTACGCGCTCAGCCCGGCCGAGCAGGCGGCGGTGGCGGGGCTGCCCGAAACCGAGCGTTCGGCGGCGTTTTTCGTCTACTGGACCCGGAAGGAGGCCGTCATGAAGGCCACCGGCAAGGGCCTGAAGATCCCGTTGCAGAGCATCACTTTCTCGCCGTACAACGAGCCCGCGGAGCTGGTCGCCTCGAGCGACCCGGCGCTGGACCCGGCCCGCACCCGGCTGGCGGACCTCAAGGCCGCCGACGGGCACCGCGCGGCCGTCGCCGCACTCACCTCGGACGACCTGGCCGTCACCGAGGAGAACTGGCTGCCTTGA
- a CDS encoding isochorismate synthase, with protein MTTSTAPATPVETTARYQRGDFLFATARRALLAKGSVGTVTDTDPRRLARSVAEELNRSGVPLAVGALPFDTGPDSTTPGHLVLPRTVHRAQAEAATPASPPVEDLPAPAATREVPSEAGHKANVLATVAALRDRDLRKAVLARALDLDFDEPILLERIVRNLAAGNPRHFTYAAELPGGRTLVGATPELLLSRAGDSVFTTPHAGSMPRSADPEADRANGEALLASGKDQEEHAVVVEYVVEALRPFCRQLDVPAAPELVSTPAIWHLRTAITGRLIDRDVTALDLAAALHPTPAICGTPTAAARDLVQELEPFDRGYYAGTVGWVDASGDGEWAVAVRCAEIASSTMRLYAGGGIVPASDAQAEFDETVAKLRTLLGAMGLD; from the coding sequence GTGACGACCAGTACCGCACCGGCGACCCCGGTCGAAACCACCGCCCGTTACCAGCGTGGCGACTTCCTGTTCGCGACGGCCCGGCGCGCGCTGCTCGCCAAGGGCTCGGTCGGGACCGTCACGGACACCGACCCGCGGCGGCTGGCCCGCTCGGTGGCCGAGGAGCTGAACCGCTCCGGCGTGCCGCTGGCGGTCGGCGCACTGCCCTTCGACACCGGCCCGGACAGCACGACGCCGGGTCACCTGGTGCTGCCGCGGACCGTGCACCGCGCCCAGGCCGAGGCGGCCACGCCGGCGTCACCGCCCGTGGAAGACCTGCCCGCCCCCGCGGCCACCCGCGAGGTGCCCTCCGAGGCGGGCCACAAGGCGAACGTGCTCGCCACCGTCGCCGCCCTGCGTGACCGTGACCTGCGTAAAGCCGTGCTCGCGCGGGCTTTGGACCTCGATTTCGACGAGCCCATCCTCCTCGAGCGGATCGTGCGCAACCTGGCTGCGGGCAACCCACGCCACTTCACCTACGCCGCCGAATTGCCCGGCGGGCGCACCCTCGTCGGCGCGACGCCGGAGCTGCTGCTCTCCCGCGCCGGCGATTCCGTCTTCACCACCCCGCACGCCGGGTCCATGCCGCGCTCGGCCGACCCCGAGGCCGACCGCGCGAACGGCGAGGCCCTGCTGGCGTCGGGCAAGGACCAGGAAGAGCACGCGGTGGTGGTCGAGTACGTCGTCGAGGCGCTGCGGCCGTTCTGCCGTCAGCTCGACGTGCCCGCCGCCCCCGAGCTGGTCTCGACGCCCGCCATCTGGCACCTGCGCACCGCCATCACCGGCCGGCTCATCGACCGCGACGTCACGGCGCTGGACCTCGCCGCCGCGCTGCACCCGACGCCCGCCATCTGCGGCACGCCGACCGCCGCCGCGCGCGATCTGGTGCAGGAGCTGGAACCGTTCGACCGCGGCTACTACGCCGGCACCGTCGGCTGGGTCGACGCCTCCGGCGACGGCGAGTGGGCCGTCGCCGTCCGCTGCGCCGAAATCGCGTCGTCGACCATGCGGCTCTACGCGGGCGGCGGCATCGTGCCGGCCTCCGACGCGCAGGCCGAGTTCGACGAGACGGTCGCCAAGCTCCGCACCCTGCTGGGCGCGATGGGCCTCGACTGA
- the mihF gene encoding integration host factor, actinobacterial type, protein MALPTLTPEQRADALAKAAEARKARSELLASIKSGKESIEKVLKQAKENKTIGKTKVTQLLKAVPGLGAVKVAALLEQAGIDPDRRAAGLGERQREALIDALK, encoded by the coding sequence TTGGCTCTGCCCACGTTGACTCCGGAGCAGCGCGCTGACGCCCTCGCCAAGGCGGCAGAGGCACGTAAGGCGCGTTCGGAGCTGCTCGCGTCGATCAAGTCCGGCAAGGAGAGCATCGAGAAGGTGCTCAAGCAGGCCAAGGAGAACAAGACCATCGGGAAGACGAAGGTCACCCAGCTGCTCAAGGCCGTGCCCGGCCTTGGCGCGGTCAAGGTCGCCGCACTGCTCGAGCAGGCGGGGATCGACCCCGACCGCCGGGCCGCGGGCCTCGGCGAGCGTCAGCGGGAAGCGCTGATCGACGCGCTCAAGTAG
- a CDS encoding long-chain fatty acid--CoA ligase, with translation MLSTMQDGQLSLAKLLRHGTTVHAKSEVITWTGSEGRRETYAELGKHAARLANALRSLGITGDQRVGTFMWNNAEHLAAYLAVPAMGAVLHTLNIRLFPEQLTFVANHAEDQVVIVDGTLVPLLAKQLPTFTTVKHVIVANGDASTLQAPEGITVHSYDELLAAQSDEFDWPEVDERCAAAMCYTSGTTGDPKGVVYSHRSIWLHSMQVCMTDSMRLAQEDTALAIVPMFHAMSWGLPYAALMVGASLLMPDRFLQPAPIAALLAAEKPTFAAAVPTIWQGLLAHLDANPQDITHVREVVVGGSAAPPSLMHAFEERYGVPILHAWGMTETSPLGSVARPPGSATGEERWAYRYTQGRFPASVSARLISDDGEVLPWDNEAVGELEVQGPWIAGAYYGGEDGAPTPDPEKFHDGWLRTGDVGKISPDGFLTLTDRAKDVIKSGGEWISSVDLENAVMGHPAVAEAAVVGIPDEKWDERPLVAVVVKEGQSVTAEELREYLADKVAKWQLPENWTFVDEVPKTSVGKFDKKRIRASYSEGKLDISQF, from the coding sequence ATGTTGAGCACGATGCAGGACGGGCAGCTGTCGTTGGCGAAGCTGCTGCGCCACGGGACCACGGTGCACGCGAAGTCCGAGGTGATCACCTGGACCGGTTCAGAAGGCCGTCGTGAGACCTACGCGGAACTCGGCAAGCACGCCGCGCGGCTCGCGAACGCGCTCCGGAGCCTGGGCATCACCGGCGACCAGCGCGTCGGCACGTTCATGTGGAACAACGCCGAGCACCTGGCCGCCTACCTCGCCGTCCCGGCGATGGGCGCGGTGCTGCACACCCTGAACATCCGGCTGTTCCCGGAGCAGCTGACGTTCGTGGCCAACCACGCCGAGGACCAGGTGGTGATCGTCGACGGCACCCTGGTCCCGCTGCTGGCGAAGCAGCTGCCCACCTTCACCACGGTCAAGCACGTGATCGTCGCGAACGGTGACGCCTCGACGCTGCAGGCTCCCGAGGGCATCACCGTGCACTCGTACGACGAGCTGCTGGCCGCCCAGTCCGACGAGTTCGACTGGCCGGAGGTGGACGAGCGCTGCGCGGCCGCGATGTGTTACACCTCGGGCACCACGGGTGACCCGAAGGGCGTCGTCTACTCGCACCGCTCCATCTGGCTGCACTCGATGCAGGTCTGCATGACCGACAGCATGCGGCTGGCGCAGGAGGACACCGCGCTGGCGATCGTGCCGATGTTCCACGCCATGTCGTGGGGCCTGCCGTACGCGGCGCTGATGGTCGGCGCGTCGCTGCTGATGCCGGACCGGTTCCTGCAGCCCGCCCCGATCGCCGCGCTGCTGGCCGCCGAGAAGCCGACCTTCGCCGCCGCGGTGCCGACCATCTGGCAGGGCCTGCTCGCCCACCTCGACGCGAACCCGCAGGACATCACCCACGTGCGGGAGGTCGTGGTCGGCGGCTCGGCGGCGCCGCCCTCGCTGATGCACGCGTTCGAAGAGCGTTACGGGGTGCCGATCCTGCACGCCTGGGGCATGACCGAGACCTCGCCGCTGGGCAGCGTGGCCCGCCCGCCGGGCTCGGCCACCGGCGAGGAGCGCTGGGCCTACCGCTACACCCAGGGCCGCTTCCCCGCGTCCGTCTCCGCCCGCCTGATCAGCGACGACGGCGAGGTGCTGCCGTGGGACAACGAGGCCGTCGGCGAGCTGGAGGTGCAGGGCCCGTGGATCGCCGGCGCCTACTACGGCGGTGAGGACGGCGCTCCCACCCCGGACCCGGAGAAGTTCCACGACGGCTGGCTGCGCACCGGTGACGTCGGCAAGATCAGCCCGGACGGGTTCCTCACCCTGACCGACCGCGCGAAGGACGTGATCAAGTCCGGCGGCGAGTGGATCTCCTCGGTCGACCTGGAGAACGCGGTGATGGGCCACCCCGCGGTGGCCGAGGCCGCCGTCGTCGGCATCCCCGACGAGAAGTGGGACGAGCGGCCACTGGTCGCGGTCGTGGTGAAGGAAGGCCAGAGCGTCACCGCCGAAGAGCTGCGGGAGTACCTCGCCGACAAGGTCGCGAAGTGGCAGCTGCCGGAGAACTGGACGTTCGTGGACGAAGTCCCCAAGACCAGCGTCGGCAAGTTCGACAAGAAGCGGATCCGCGCGTCCTACTCCGAGGGAAAGCTCGACATCTCCCAGTTCTAA
- a CDS encoding ABC transporter substrate-binding protein has product MQQRNRRSFLTLAGMGAVGAVAAACGSNTGRAGDPPPSTAASAGPPPTTSAPKVTLQQWYHAYGEDGVQDAVKNYAASYPNSLVKVQWNPGDYDSKIVTALQNSAVPDVFEAQVKIDWVRQNQVVALDDIIAPVKNDFSPAVLAAQTVEGKVYGIPQAVDTQVLFYRKSLLQAAGVQPPQTVDELIDAAGKLSKDGVKGLFVGNDGGVATLTGPLLWSAGLDYLKNNNREVGFDDPRAATAFGKLHTLNANGSLLLGAPADWSDPGAFIDGLAAMQWTGLWNVPKIRDALDEDFGVLAFPKLDNGGAPSVPVGAYGAMVNAKSAHVDEAKAFVKWLWIDQTNDQLEFATRFGFHLPARQSLVAKAGNLSSGVGADVARFVQQNSHLVGGPVWTQQSNTALSDAVAKIAKEGADPVATTKTAVGVAQAELKRLFG; this is encoded by the coding sequence ATGCAGCAGCGCAACAGGCGGTCGTTCCTGACGTTGGCGGGCATGGGCGCGGTCGGGGCCGTCGCGGCCGCGTGCGGGTCCAACACCGGGCGGGCGGGTGACCCGCCGCCGTCGACCGCGGCTTCGGCCGGGCCGCCGCCCACCACCAGCGCGCCGAAGGTGACGCTGCAGCAGTGGTACCACGCGTACGGCGAAGACGGCGTGCAGGACGCGGTGAAGAACTACGCCGCCTCGTACCCGAACTCGCTGGTCAAGGTCCAGTGGAACCCGGGCGACTACGACTCGAAGATCGTCACCGCGCTGCAGAACAGCGCCGTGCCGGACGTGTTCGAGGCGCAGGTGAAGATCGACTGGGTGCGGCAGAACCAGGTCGTCGCGCTGGACGACATCATCGCGCCGGTCAAGAACGACTTCAGCCCCGCCGTGCTCGCCGCGCAGACCGTGGAGGGCAAGGTCTACGGCATCCCGCAGGCCGTCGACACGCAGGTGCTGTTCTACCGCAAGAGCCTGCTGCAGGCGGCCGGCGTGCAGCCGCCGCAGACCGTCGACGAGCTGATCGACGCCGCCGGCAAGCTGTCCAAGGACGGCGTGAAGGGCCTGTTCGTCGGCAACGACGGCGGCGTCGCCACGCTGACCGGGCCGCTGCTGTGGTCGGCCGGGCTCGACTACCTGAAGAACAACAACCGCGAGGTCGGCTTCGACGACCCGCGCGCGGCCACCGCGTTCGGCAAGCTGCACACCTTGAACGCCAACGGTTCCCTGCTGCTCGGCGCGCCCGCGGACTGGTCCGATCCCGGCGCGTTCATCGACGGCCTCGCGGCCATGCAGTGGACCGGCCTGTGGAACGTGCCGAAGATCCGCGACGCGCTCGACGAGGACTTCGGCGTGCTCGCCTTCCCCAAGCTCGACAACGGCGGCGCGCCTTCGGTGCCGGTCGGCGCGTACGGCGCGATGGTGAACGCGAAGAGCGCCCACGTGGACGAGGCCAAGGCGTTCGTGAAGTGGCTCTGGATCGACCAGACGAACGACCAGCTGGAGTTCGCCACCCGCTTCGGCTTCCACCTGCCGGCCCGCCAGAGCCTGGTCGCCAAGGCCGGCAACCTGAGCTCCGGGGTGGGCGCCGACGTGGCGAGGTTCGTGCAGCAGAACAGCCACCTCGTCGGCGGTCCGGTGTGGACACAGCAGTCGAACACGGCGCTGTCCGACGCCGTCGCGAAGATCGCCAAGGAGGGCGCGGACCCGGTGGCGACCACGAAAACCGCGGTGGGCGTCGCGCAGGCCGAGCTGAAGCGCCTGTTCGGATGA
- a CDS encoding carbohydrate ABC transporter permease: MTLSRKTRDTLSFWGFVGPFLIGLAVFAYLPIGWSVYLSFFDARNTVTPSVFVGLDNYAHMLTDGPFVSSLGTFSVFALFIVPLTFVLSLALAVGVHQLKFARAFFRSVFFLPFACSYVVASLIWKTSLFSGVRYGLMNTVLGLFGVDPVAWTGTVHPPLYWIVLVTARLWLQLGFYMILFLAALQRIPQHLYEAAWLDGAKPGWPVFRHITLPQLRATSVAVLLLNLINAYQAFDEFYNIMGDSRGYPPFARPPLVYLYYTSLGSGGQDLGRGSAGAVILALIIAVVTLVQGRLFRFGGSEA; this comes from the coding sequence ATGACGCTGTCCCGGAAGACCCGGGACACACTGTCGTTCTGGGGGTTCGTCGGCCCGTTCCTGATCGGGCTGGCCGTGTTCGCGTACCTGCCGATCGGCTGGAGCGTGTACCTGTCGTTCTTCGACGCGCGCAACACGGTGACGCCGAGTGTGTTCGTCGGGCTCGACAACTACGCGCACATGCTGACCGACGGGCCGTTCGTCAGCAGCCTGGGCACGTTCAGCGTGTTCGCGCTGTTCATCGTCCCGCTGACGTTCGTGCTGTCGCTGGCCCTGGCGGTCGGGGTGCACCAGCTGAAGTTCGCGCGCGCGTTCTTCCGCTCGGTGTTCTTCCTGCCGTTCGCCTGCTCGTACGTGGTGGCTTCGCTGATCTGGAAGACGTCGCTGTTCTCGGGTGTCCGATATGGACTGATGAACACCGTGCTCGGCCTGTTCGGCGTCGACCCGGTGGCCTGGACGGGCACGGTCCACCCGCCGCTGTACTGGATCGTGCTGGTGACCGCGCGGCTGTGGCTGCAGCTGGGCTTCTACATGATCCTGTTCCTGGCCGCGCTGCAGCGGATCCCGCAGCACCTCTACGAAGCCGCGTGGCTGGACGGCGCGAAACCCGGCTGGCCGGTGTTCCGGCACATCACGCTGCCGCAGCTGCGCGCGACGTCGGTGGCCGTGCTGCTGCTCAACCTGATCAACGCCTACCAGGCCTTCGACGAGTTCTACAACATCATGGGCGACTCGCGCGGCTACCCGCCGTTCGCGCGGCCGCCGCTGGTGTACCTCTACTACACGTCGCTGGGCTCGGGCGGGCAGGACCTGGGCCGCGGCAGCGCGGGCGCGGTGATCCTGGCGCTGATCATCGCCGTGGTGACTCTGGTGCAAGGCAGGCTGTTCCGCTTCGGCGGGAGCGAGGCATGA
- a CDS encoding carbohydrate ABC transporter permease, with product MRAVLRWTALIVAAVLFLVPFYLLLRNGLASRTEITSPSWTLFPSKLHWENFSKLFSQEDVPFARSLLNSVIVAVLQTVGLLLVCSLAGYGLARIPYRHSKAVLYAVIATLMIPTSVTFVPSFVVVSTLGWLSDFRGLVIPGLFSAFSVFLFRQYFLDFPRELEEAGRIDGLTRWGVFRRIVVPNSRPFFAAIAVITVIGSWNAFLWPLIIAQSPDSWTVQVALSGLLTSQNPQLNLLFLAAALSILPIVLLFAFLQRFLVRGVTESGLKG from the coding sequence ATGAGGGCCGTGCTGCGCTGGACGGCGCTGATCGTCGCGGCGGTGCTGTTCCTGGTGCCGTTCTACCTGTTGCTGCGCAACGGCTTGGCGTCGCGCACGGAGATCACGTCGCCGAGCTGGACGCTGTTCCCGTCGAAGCTGCACTGGGAGAACTTCTCGAAGCTGTTCTCGCAGGAGGACGTCCCGTTCGCGCGCAGCCTGCTGAACTCGGTGATCGTGGCGGTGCTGCAGACCGTCGGCCTGCTGCTGGTCTGCTCGCTGGCCGGCTACGGCCTCGCGCGGATCCCGTACCGCCACTCGAAAGCCGTGCTGTACGCGGTGATCGCGACGCTGATGATCCCGACGTCGGTGACGTTCGTGCCGAGTTTTGTCGTCGTGTCGACCCTGGGCTGGCTCTCGGACTTCCGCGGGCTGGTGATCCCGGGCCTGTTCAGCGCGTTCAGCGTGTTCCTGTTCCGCCAGTACTTCCTGGACTTCCCGCGCGAGCTGGAGGAGGCGGGCCGGATCGACGGGTTGACCCGCTGGGGCGTGTTCCGGCGCATCGTGGTGCCCAACTCCCGCCCGTTCTTCGCGGCAATCGCGGTGATCACCGTGATCGGCAGCTGGAACGCGTTCCTGTGGCCGCTGATCATCGCGCAGTCCCCCGACTCGTGGACGGTGCAGGTCGCGCTGTCCGGTCTGCTGACCTCGCAGAACCCCCAGCTGAACCTGCTGTTCCTGGCCGCGGCGCTGTCGATCTTGCCGATTGTGCTGCTGTTCGCGTTCCTGCAGCGGTTCCTTGTGCGCGGGGTGACGGAATCGGGCTTGAAGGGCTGA
- a CDS encoding DUF4190 domain-containing protein, with amino-acid sequence MTDPYQQQPYPGQDPNQPGQAYPGYHPSAPLPVPYNGGPYPSPYPGYGVPMVPMVPLRTSGLAVAGMVVGIVALISFWVPFFDILVAGAAIGLSWAGMVQGRKPGWTGSGMGIAGLVCGILAAIPGVIVLVFFFAAAAAGTTSCAAYC; translated from the coding sequence ATGACCGACCCGTACCAGCAGCAGCCCTACCCCGGCCAGGACCCGAACCAGCCCGGCCAAGCCTACCCGGGCTATCACCCTTCGGCGCCGCTTCCGGTGCCCTACAACGGAGGCCCGTACCCCTCGCCGTACCCGGGCTACGGCGTGCCGATGGTCCCGATGGTCCCGCTGCGCACGAGCGGGCTCGCGGTGGCCGGCATGGTGGTCGGGATCGTCGCGCTGATCAGCTTCTGGGTGCCGTTCTTCGACATCCTCGTGGCCGGCGCGGCGATCGGGCTGTCCTGGGCGGGAATGGTGCAGGGCCGCAAACCGGGCTGGACCGGCAGCGGCATGGGCATCGCGGGCCTGGTGTGCGGCATCCTCGCCGCCATCCCGGGGGTGATCGTGCTGGTGTTCTTCTTCGCCGCCGCGGCCGCCGGCACCACCAGTTGCGCCGCGTACTGCTGA
- a CDS encoding TIGR03767 family metallophosphoesterase, with the protein MAELTRRAFTAAGVAGAGLLLCTPTANALDRALRRTATRTVRTTGTTLEQVAAPVSPGTTAYTRLTGGPGWPLVVRSELAAPQSGRDDRRHALGSFVQFTDLHITDTESPARFEYLHPFISSAHRPQEALGTVATSALVERVNSVGAGPFTGRPFDFVVTTGDNSDNHELIELDWFLTTLNGGAVTPNSGDPSRYEGVQSSGNNEFWNPATPLDDDYSKKGFPQLPGLLDAAIAPFTAPGLDVPWYCTFGNHDDSVAGTLPEGTPGIDGWYTGRYKVIGKDESTRKKLGTAIANGSSVPLGELFGGSGTIREVTPDPRRRPFSTAEFVQAHLAAANTGPGPHGHGFTDDNADGRNVYYTFRIAPGVTGISLDTTTQGGFADGSIGLGQFTWLESTLKRGTSVYYDFFGGKVTHSVTDELFILFSHHTSDTMGNLLPDGRHLLEPRLNGDAFVGLLQRFPNVVAWVNGHTHLNKITPHVGKTPAQSFWEINTASHVDFPHHARIIELADNGDGTLSLFTTLIEADSPYAVDYSARTPAALASLYRELAYNDIHVNLGRVGADGDHNTELVLTNPLG; encoded by the coding sequence ATGGCCGAGCTGACCAGGCGGGCGTTCACTGCGGCGGGCGTCGCCGGCGCGGGACTGCTGCTGTGCACCCCGACCGCCAACGCGCTGGACCGGGCCCTGCGCCGCACCGCGACCCGGACCGTGCGCACGACAGGCACGACGCTGGAGCAGGTGGCGGCCCCCGTCAGCCCCGGGACCACGGCGTACACCCGGCTCACCGGCGGACCCGGCTGGCCGCTGGTCGTGCGCTCCGAGCTGGCCGCGCCACAGTCCGGCCGCGACGACCGGCGGCACGCGCTGGGCTCGTTCGTCCAGTTCACCGACCTGCACATCACCGACACCGAGTCGCCCGCGCGGTTCGAGTACCTGCACCCGTTCATCAGCTCGGCGCACCGGCCGCAGGAGGCGCTCGGCACGGTGGCCACGAGCGCGCTGGTGGAGCGGGTCAACAGCGTCGGCGCGGGGCCATTCACCGGGCGCCCGTTCGACTTCGTGGTCACCACCGGCGACAACAGCGACAACCACGAGCTGATCGAGCTGGACTGGTTCCTCACCACTCTCAACGGCGGCGCCGTCACCCCGAACTCCGGCGACCCGAGCCGTTACGAGGGCGTGCAGTCCTCCGGCAACAACGAGTTCTGGAACCCGGCCACGCCGCTCGACGACGACTATTCGAAGAAGGGCTTCCCGCAGCTGCCGGGCCTGCTGGACGCGGCCATCGCGCCGTTCACCGCGCCCGGGCTGGACGTGCCCTGGTACTGCACGTTCGGCAATCACGACGACAGCGTGGCCGGCACGCTGCCCGAGGGCACCCCGGGCATCGACGGCTGGTACACCGGCCGCTACAAGGTGATCGGCAAGGACGAGAGCACCCGCAAGAAGCTGGGCACGGCGATCGCGAACGGCTCCAGCGTCCCGCTCGGCGAGCTGTTCGGCGGCAGCGGCACGATCCGCGAGGTCACCCCGGACCCGCGCCGCCGCCCGTTCAGCACCGCGGAGTTCGTGCAGGCCCACCTCGCCGCGGCGAACACCGGCCCCGGCCCGCACGGGCACGGGTTCACCGACGACAACGCGGACGGCCGGAACGTCTACTACACCTTCCGCATCGCCCCCGGCGTCACCGGCATCAGCCTCGACACGACCACCCAGGGCGGCTTCGCGGACGGCTCGATCGGCCTCGGGCAGTTCACCTGGCTGGAGTCGACGCTCAAGCGCGGCACCTCGGTGTACTACGACTTCTTCGGCGGCAAGGTCACGCACTCGGTCACCGACGAGCTGTTCATCCTGTTCAGCCACCACACCAGCGACACCATGGGCAACCTCCTGCCCGACGGCCGGCACCTGCTGGAGCCGCGCCTGAACGGCGACGCGTTCGTCGGCCTGCTGCAGCGCTTCCCCAACGTGGTCGCCTGGGTGAACGGGCACACCCACCTGAACAAGATCACCCCGCACGTCGGCAAGACCCCGGCGCAGAGCTTCTGGGAGATCAACACCGCCTCCCACGTGGACTTCCCGCACCACGCGCGGATCATCGAACTCGCGGACAACGGCGACGGCACGCTGTCGCTGTTCACCACGCTGATCGAGGCCGATTCCCCTTATGCGGTGGACTATTCCGCGCGGACCCCGGCGGCGCTCGCGTCGCTGTACCGGGAGCTGGCGTACAACGACATCCACGTGAACCTGGGCCGGGTCGGCGCTGACGGGGACCACAACACGGAGCTGGTGCTCACCAACCCGCTCGGGTGA
- a CDS encoding PaaI family thioesterase, protein MTDPEGTRLFHQTMPFSERLGIEVLEHGKELVRSRLAWDESLCTIGGALHGGALMALADSTGAVCAFLNLPEGAQATSTIESKTNFLRSVRSGYAVASSRPLHAGRRVVVVETEVTGDDGKLVAKVTRPRPCSSHLFT, encoded by the coding sequence ATGACCGACCCCGAGGGCACCCGCCTGTTCCACCAGACCATGCCGTTCAGCGAGCGGCTCGGCATCGAGGTGCTCGAGCACGGCAAGGAGCTCGTCCGCAGCCGCCTCGCCTGGGACGAGTCGCTCTGCACGATCGGCGGCGCGCTGCACGGCGGGGCGCTGATGGCGCTGGCCGACTCGACCGGCGCCGTCTGCGCGTTCCTCAACCTGCCCGAAGGCGCCCAGGCCACGAGCACGATCGAATCGAAGACGAACTTCCTGCGGAGCGTCCGTTCGGGCTACGCCGTTGCGTCGTCCAGACCACTGCACGCGGGGCGGCGGGTGGTCGTGGTCGAGACCGAGGTGACCGGCGACGACGGGAAGTTGGTCGCGAAAGTGACACGACCCAGGCCGTGCTCTAGCCACCTGTTTACTTAA